In a single window of the Bacillus mycoides genome:
- a CDS encoding NUDIX hydrolase, which translates to MQRVDVVYALIHDSEKDKILMVHNIEQNVWSLPGGAVEKGEILEEALVREVKEETGLTAALSGLVALNEKFFEEKGHHALFFTFRANVVTGELRAEDEGEISAIEWVDRKIANERFPYYDGGFELLLEVSIPYKFQPETK; encoded by the coding sequence ATGCAAAGAGTTGATGTTGTATATGCATTAATACACGATAGCGAAAAAGATAAAATATTAATGGTACATAATATAGAACAAAACGTTTGGTCATTGCCAGGCGGGGCTGTTGAAAAAGGTGAAATACTAGAGGAAGCACTAGTAAGAGAAGTGAAAGAAGAGACAGGTTTAACTGCCGCACTCAGTGGACTTGTCGCATTAAATGAGAAGTTTTTTGAAGAGAAAGGACATCATGCATTATTTTTTACATTCCGAGCAAATGTAGTAACAGGTGAACTTCGTGCAGAAGATGAAGGAGAAATTTCCGCAATCGAGTGGGTAGATAGAAAAATCGCGAATGAGCGATTCCCATACTACGATGGAGGGTTCGAATTATTATTAGAAGTTTCCATTCCATACAAGTTTCAACCAGAAACAAAGTAA
- a CDS encoding ATP-binding protein, with translation MLEQFHIHSDLKQQLSTIHEKNKQEAGENAHLIGKKIYKASDNSIIEDAITALLLGKNILLKGPTGSGKTVLAETLSSLFQKPMHSINCSVDLDVEGILGYNTLQTKDGASEVTFVNGPLMKAMKNGHFLYIDEINMAKPETLPLLHGALDYRKMITNPFTQEVVYGDDEYRVIAAINEGYVGTSELNEALKNRFVIIEVPYIQGDTLKELLLSESKLNDVATIEKFVAFASDLMPLARDGRVSEEAASIRGIIDACDLGVYIPVMRAIERSIIAKLNDETEQMTVRELAESYFFEG, from the coding sequence ATGTTAGAACAATTTCATATACATTCTGATTTAAAACAGCAGCTTTCTACAATTCATGAAAAGAATAAACAAGAAGCTGGTGAAAATGCACATTTAATTGGCAAGAAAATATATAAAGCATCTGATAATAGCATTATTGAAGATGCCATTACAGCACTTTTACTTGGTAAAAACATTCTATTAAAAGGGCCAACTGGTAGTGGTAAAACAGTACTAGCGGAAACTCTTTCTTCTTTATTCCAAAAACCAATGCATAGCATTAACTGTTCTGTCGACTTAGATGTAGAAGGTATTTTAGGATACAACACATTACAAACAAAAGACGGCGCATCTGAAGTTACGTTCGTTAACGGTCCTCTTATGAAGGCAATGAAAAACGGTCATTTCCTTTATATTGATGAAATCAATATGGCAAAACCTGAAACGTTACCACTTCTTCATGGTGCGTTAGATTACCGTAAAATGATTACAAACCCATTTACACAAGAAGTTGTATACGGTGATGACGAATATCGCGTAATTGCTGCGATTAACGAAGGTTATGTTGGGACAAGTGAACTAAACGAAGCGTTAAAAAACCGTTTCGTTATTATTGAAGTTCCTTACATTCAAGGTGATACATTAAAAGAACTATTACTATCTGAATCAAAATTAAATGATGTTGCAACAATTGAAAAGTTCGTTGCATTCGCAAGCGATCTTATGCCTTTAGCTCGTGATGGGCGCGTAAGTGAAGAAGCAGCTAGTATTCGTGGCATTATCGATGCATGTGATTTAGGTGTATATATTCCTGTTATGCGTGCAATTGAACGTAGTATTATCGCAAAATTAAACGATGAAACAGAACAAATGACTGTCCGTGAATTAGCAGAAAGTTATTTCTTTGAGGGATAA
- a CDS encoding vWA domain-containing protein, whose amino-acid sequence MRQIFSDKKIDASLFLQMENLMYALLKEDDAYLEYGYKAYYDEIEKKVVISHFWDDRKEEDTVIGLKSEVFLKALGNKHYSDMTLIRSYAIELQESPLKKFLTQLFVLLEDLRVEEIVKNLRPGTKHIFKRRKEMYRNYFGSQNEINRVRNYHGDRLFCLCYLSLTSDKYEMFNNEYFEQIESILHETFQARNTEDIMYIVEKIRYRLEGLLESDMLNNYFGHAPLYLSVIADEKDSRAEKLANDDTQLLDDDDNKNKMDESFSTWHRENKNNENENFLRFDLESGTKTNMMGDTARESEDGDQALGSVQGTSQKSTQSNFDGADTEEARASHASSQNDGAYGKYNVGASHTFKEARKSNPDEKKDYQAIKSVVNKDVKELKKIIEKTIENKTNANSDKYYGRLRKKFLRIYTEKQPRMFYKKGQESQELDVAFQLLVDCSGSMYNKMEETKKSVVLFHEALKSLKIPHAISGFWEDASSAKPEDKPNVIHEVVTYKNSTLPNVGPEIMQLREEEDNRDGYIIRIVSEKLAKRPEKHKFLLVFTDGEPSALDYQQDGILDTHEAVKLARKSGMEVIGIFIEEGEAKEATYQLMKNIYNHHFLVANHAEDLRLKIKPLLKKLLLKTIE is encoded by the coding sequence ATGAGACAAATTTTTAGTGACAAAAAAATTGATGCGTCGCTGTTTCTACAAATGGAAAACTTAATGTATGCTCTTCTAAAAGAAGACGATGCCTATCTTGAGTATGGCTATAAAGCATACTACGACGAAATTGAAAAAAAGGTTGTCATTAGTCACTTTTGGGATGATCGAAAAGAAGAGGATACAGTAATCGGATTAAAAAGCGAAGTGTTCTTAAAGGCACTTGGTAATAAACATTACTCGGACATGACTTTAATTCGTTCTTATGCGATTGAGTTACAAGAATCGCCGCTAAAAAAGTTTTTAACACAATTATTTGTTCTATTAGAAGATTTACGTGTTGAGGAAATCGTCAAAAATTTACGTCCTGGCACAAAACATATTTTTAAACGCCGAAAAGAAATGTATCGCAATTACTTTGGCTCACAAAATGAAATAAATCGTGTTCGTAACTATCACGGTGATCGTCTATTTTGTCTATGCTATCTTTCATTAACGAGTGATAAATATGAAATGTTTAATAATGAATATTTCGAGCAAATTGAATCAATTTTGCATGAAACATTCCAAGCTCGTAATACGGAAGATATTATGTATATTGTTGAGAAAATTCGCTATCGTTTAGAAGGACTTCTTGAAAGTGATATGCTTAATAATTATTTCGGACATGCACCGCTTTATTTATCTGTGATTGCAGATGAGAAAGACAGTCGCGCTGAAAAATTAGCAAATGATGATACGCAGCTCCTAGATGACGATGATAACAAAAACAAAATGGATGAAAGCTTCTCGACATGGCACCGTGAAAATAAAAACAATGAAAACGAGAACTTTTTACGCTTTGATTTAGAAAGCGGAACAAAAACAAATATGATGGGTGATACTGCTCGTGAATCAGAAGATGGTGACCAAGCACTTGGTTCTGTACAAGGTACTTCCCAAAAAAGTACACAATCTAACTTTGATGGTGCTGATACAGAGGAAGCAAGAGCGTCTCATGCTTCTAGCCAAAACGACGGTGCATACGGCAAGTATAATGTGGGAGCTTCTCATACATTTAAAGAAGCTCGCAAATCGAATCCTGATGAGAAAAAAGATTACCAAGCTATCAAATCAGTCGTTAATAAAGATGTAAAAGAATTAAAGAAAATTATCGAAAAAACAATTGAAAACAAAACGAATGCAAACAGTGATAAATATTACGGAAGGCTTCGTAAGAAATTCCTTCGTATTTATACTGAAAAGCAGCCGCGTATGTTTTATAAAAAAGGACAAGAATCACAAGAGCTCGACGTTGCATTCCAACTATTAGTGGACTGCTCTGGTTCTATGTATAACAAAATGGAAGAAACGAAGAAGAGTGTGGTCCTATTCCATGAAGCTTTAAAATCTTTAAAAATCCCGCACGCTATTAGTGGATTTTGGGAAGATGCTTCTAGTGCTAAACCTGAAGATAAACCGAACGTTATCCATGAAGTTGTTACGTATAAAAACTCAACGTTACCAAACGTCGGTCCAGAAATTATGCAACTTCGCGAAGAAGAAGATAACCGCGACGGGTATATTATTCGTATCGTTTCCGAAAAGCTTGCGAAAAGACCAGAAAAACATAAATTCTTACTTGTCTTTACAGACGGTGAACCTTCTGCACTAGACTATCAACAAGACGGAATTTTAGATACGCACGAAGCAGTCAAACTTGCTCGTAAAAGTGGTATGGAAGTAATCGGCATCTTTATCGAAGAAGGCGAAGCGAAAGAAGCGACTTATCAACTAATGAAAAACATTTATAACCATCACTTCTTAGTTGCAAATCATGCTGAAGATTTACGCCTGAAGATTAAACCATTGTTGAAGAAACTATTACTGAAGACGATTGAATAG
- a CDS encoding L-threonine 3-dehydrogenase — protein MKKILVTGSLGQIGSELVMKLRDVYGASNVIATDIRETDSEVVTSGPFETLDVTDGQKLHDIAKRNEVDTIIHLAALLSATAEKNPLFAWNLNMGGLVNALEAARELNCKFFTPSSIGAFGPSTPKDNTPQDTIQRPTTMYGVNKVAGELLCDYYHQKFGVDTRGVRFPGLISYVAPPGGGTTDYAVEIYYEAIKKGTYTSYIAEGTYMDMMYMPDALQAIISLMEADPNKLVHRNAFNITAMSFEPEQIAASIRKHIPNFTMDYAVDPARQTIADSWPNSIDATAAMKEWGFKAEYDLDRMTTDMLAKLKKKLASELVMN, from the coding sequence ATGAAAAAAATTCTAGTAACCGGTTCTTTAGGGCAAATTGGTTCTGAACTAGTAATGAAACTTCGTGATGTATACGGCGCATCAAATGTTATTGCAACAGATATTCGTGAAACAGACAGTGAAGTAGTAACGTCTGGTCCATTTGAAACGTTAGATGTAACGGATGGACAAAAATTACATGATATTGCAAAGCGTAATGAAGTAGATACAATTATTCATTTAGCGGCTTTACTTTCAGCAACTGCAGAAAAAAATCCGTTATTTGCTTGGAATTTAAATATGGGCGGACTTGTAAATGCATTAGAAGCAGCACGTGAATTAAACTGTAAGTTTTTCACGCCAAGTTCTATCGGTGCATTTGGTCCATCAACGCCAAAAGATAATACACCACAAGATACAATTCAGCGTCCTACTACGATGTATGGGGTAAACAAAGTAGCAGGAGAATTACTATGTGATTATTATCATCAAAAGTTTGGCGTTGATACGCGCGGTGTACGTTTCCCAGGCTTAATTTCTTACGTAGCTCCTCCAGGAGGCGGAACAACTGACTATGCAGTTGAAATTTATTATGAGGCGATTAAAAAAGGTACATACACCTCATACATTGCAGAAGGAACATACATGGACATGATGTATATGCCAGATGCTTTACAAGCAATCATCTCATTAATGGAAGCTGATCCAAATAAACTAGTTCATAGAAATGCGTTTAACATTACAGCAATGAGCTTTGAACCAGAGCAAATTGCAGCATCAATCCGTAAACACATTCCGAACTTTACAATGGATTACGCAGTAGATCCAGCTCGTCAAACAATCGCTGATAGCTGGCCGAACTCTATTGATGCAACAGCAGCAATGAAAGAGTGGGGCTTTAAAGCAGAATATGATTTAGACAGAATGACAACTGATATGCTGGCTAAGTTAAAAAAAAAGCTCGCATCTGAGTTAGTAATGAATTAA
- a CDS encoding glycine C-acetyltransferase codes for MSSKTLANFLEENLEDLKSKGLYNVIDPLESPNGPIITIGGKEYINLSSNNYLGLATDNRLQEAAIGAIHKYGVGAGAVRTINGTLDLHIKLEETIAKFKHTEAAIAYQSGFNCNMAAISAVMDKNDAILSDELNHASIIDGSRLSRAKIIVYKHSDMEDLRKKAIEAKESGLYNKLMVITDGVFSMDGDIAKLPEIVEIAEELDLMTYVDDAHGSGVLGKGAGTVKHFGLSDKVDFQIGTLSKAIGVIGGYVAGKQNLIDWLKVRSRPFLFSTALTPADAAACMRSIEILMESTELHDRLWENGRYLKQGLKELGFNIGESETPITPCIIGDEVLTQEFSKRLNEEGVYAKSIVFPTVAKGMGRVRNMPTAAHTKEMLDEAIRKYEKVGKEMGII; via the coding sequence ATGTCTAGTAAAACACTTGCAAACTTTTTAGAAGAAAATTTAGAGGATTTAAAATCAAAGGGGCTTTATAACGTAATTGATCCGCTTGAAAGTCCAAATGGACCGATTATTACAATTGGCGGAAAAGAATATATTAACTTATCTTCAAACAACTACCTTGGATTAGCGACTGATAATCGCTTACAAGAAGCAGCAATTGGTGCAATTCATAAGTACGGTGTTGGAGCAGGAGCTGTTCGTACAATTAACGGTACTTTAGATTTGCATATTAAATTAGAAGAAACAATTGCAAAGTTTAAACATACAGAAGCAGCAATTGCTTATCAATCAGGATTTAACTGTAATATGGCAGCGATTTCAGCTGTTATGGATAAAAATGATGCGATTCTTTCAGATGAATTAAACCATGCATCTATTATTGATGGTAGTCGTCTATCAAGAGCGAAAATCATCGTTTATAAGCATTCTGATATGGAAGATTTACGCAAAAAAGCAATCGAGGCAAAAGAATCAGGTCTTTATAATAAATTAATGGTTATTACAGACGGTGTTTTCTCAATGGATGGAGATATTGCAAAATTACCAGAGATTGTTGAAATTGCAGAAGAGCTGGATTTAATGACATATGTAGATGATGCACACGGTTCAGGTGTACTTGGCAAAGGTGCAGGTACTGTAAAACATTTCGGCCTTTCTGATAAAGTTGATTTTCAAATTGGTACATTATCAAAAGCAATTGGGGTAATTGGTGGATATGTAGCTGGGAAACAAAACTTAATCGATTGGTTAAAAGTGCGTTCACGTCCATTCTTATTCTCAACAGCTTTAACACCAGCTGATGCAGCTGCTTGTATGAGATCAATTGAAATTCTAATGGAAAGCACAGAGTTACACGATCGTTTATGGGAAAATGGTCGCTATTTAAAACAAGGGTTAAAAGAACTTGGCTTTAACATTGGAGAAAGTGAAACACCAATTACACCTTGTATTATTGGTGATGAAGTATTAACACAAGAATTTAGTAAACGTCTAAATGAAGAAGGCGTTTACGCAAAATCTATCGTATTCCCAACCGTAGCAAAAGGAATGGGACGCGTTCGTAATATGCCTACAGCAGCTCATACGAAAGAAATGCTAGATGAAGCAATTCGTAAGTATGAAAAAGTAGGGAAAGAAATGGGTATCATTTAA